One stretch of Armigeres subalbatus isolate Guangzhou_Male chromosome 2, GZ_Asu_2, whole genome shotgun sequence DNA includes these proteins:
- the LOC134214859 gene encoding uncharacterized protein LOC134214859: protein MPPKKRNNASKKLKNAAAENKSARDLARDTAAKQNGARKRAKLCNQGYLLEALDEAMSKGNGAGFTNSGLVFVAANTAKSSTEDNEQNSDPLNLSLKAVQVDLEVDKHQYAQKRMIDGKTISGTFCTQKQLYNSHGNHVSPLARSPYSEKSSIDSIVDIVENSQPNTTSLKPGPARKLVTEFTAAANVSNIQTKSSYQQWKRLIPDHPPSCKGNARGNDLNSSSEDGFDDWDVGLNTSPQVLASKVSATDMQPESKSEGSNDRSRIPVPCLSNGHGNASRTRNRAFSIPPTSSDEDSPNVRKLARPGRVAVRCPTIDFGIDASCHELSINEAPSAVRRPQQTTTSLVTKGMLKEQPLIIPQKDPSQADDGDGGSYREKYFNVLEKYKEKAAAYKDLKKKYDQQKLTIAEMKDLVVFANIETKKAQMDPNAKMVFTTVPGIEITAQQIVEIDSVSKTDIMFGQNLALFFYGAKKLQTMSVTGTATNRFKNAKPRPGISPKKLAFIHEKVQQRVASRVGANNLSQITTLAHATRINKGIAEKIANLNKAMKYAVARKVIRDVEQGVNLAADQTSK, encoded by the exons atgccTCCGAAGAAAAGAAATAATGCCTCTAAAAAACTGAAGAACG CGGCAGCAGAAAATAAATCCGCCCGTGATCTTGCCCGGGACACAGCAGCAAAGCAAAATGGCGCTCGTAAACGTGCCAAGCTCTGCAACCAGGGATATTTGTTGGAAGCT CTCGATGAAGCGATGTCCAAAGGGAATGGTGCCGGTTTCACCAACAGTGGCCTTGTATTTGTTGCGGCTAACACCGCTAAAAGCTCGACAGAGGACAATGAACAAAACTCCGATCCGCTGAATTTAAGCTTAAAGGCAGTTCAGGTAGACCTCGAGGTAGACAAACATCAGTATGCCCAAAAACGTATGATTGACGGCAAAACAATATCGGGAACGTTTTGTACACAAAAACAATTGTACAATTCTCACGGCAATCATGTGTCTCCATTAGCAAGGTCACCGTACTCTGAAAAATCGTCAATCGATTCAATCGTTGACATTGTTGAAAATAGCCAGCCAAACACGACGTCATTGAAACCAGGTCCAGCTAGAAAGCTAGTTACCGAGTTTACTGCCGCTGCCAACGTTTCAAATATCCAAACGAAAAGCTCCTATCAGCAATGGAAGCGTCTGATTCCGGATCATCCACCGAGTTGTAAGGGAAATGCGAGGGGAAATGATCTGAACAGTTCCAGTGAAGATGGCTTCGATGACTGGGATGTTGGTCTAAATACAAGTCCACAAGTCCTTGCCAGCAAAGTGTCTGCTACTGATATGCAACCAGAGTCAAAGTCCGAGGGGTCAAATGATCGATCACGTATCCCAGTTCCTTGTCTGTCCAATGGTCATGGTAATGCATCTCGGACAAGAAATCGCGCCTTCTCAATTCCTCCAACAAGCTCTGATGAAGATTCACCGAATGTCAGAAAGCTTGCTAGACCTGGAAGGGTTGCTGTAAGATGTCCGACAATTGACTTTGGAATTGATGCTTCTTGTCATGAATTGTCTATTAACGAAGCTCCCAGTGCTGTACGACGCCCTCAACAGACGACTACATCGCTAGTAACAAAAGGAATGTTGAAAGAACAGCCACTCATCATTCCACAGAAGGATCCTAGTCAGGCTGATGATGGCGACGGCGGTTCATATCGTGAAAAGTATTTCAATGTGTTGGAAAAATACAAGGAAAAAGCAGCGGCATATAAAGATCTGAAGAAGAAATACGATCAACAGAAATTGACCATAGCCGAAATGAAAGATCTTGTTGTCTTCGCAAACATCGAGACAAAAAAGGCACAAATGGatccgaatgcaaaaatg GTATTCACAACAGTTCCTGGAATTGAAATAACTGCACAACAAATTGTGGAAATCGATTCCGTGTCAAAAACAGACATCATGTTCGGTCAAAACTTGgctttgtttttttatggtGCCAAAAAACTGCAAACAATGTCTGTGACCGGCACTGCAACCAATCGTTTCAAGAACGCTAAACCCCGACCTGGAATTTCACCTAAAAAACTGGCTTTCATTCACG AGAAAGTACAGCAACGAGTTGCTTCACGAGTAGGAGCCAACAATTTGTCACAGATTACAACATTGGCTCATGCAACACGAATCAACAAAGGCATCGCTGAGAAAATCGCCAACCtgaacaaagcaatgaaatacGCAGTTGCGCGTAAAGTTATTCGGGACGTTGAGCAAGGTGTCAATCTTGCAGCAGATCAAACATCAAAATAA
- the LOC134209124 gene encoding integumentary mucin A.1-like codes for MYCFSKIFFIRVVLSIAIFGFAKFTAGATVQCSAEFIQNVFCDLNCPIEGNEVVYLADSTKQNCAKYYVCVNGNPQSGECSSMQYFDLVTESCTAPAEASCRVQDVECSLQDELVANPMDCTSYYECENGFPHYMKCGDGQHFSNGQCIFGECSDLLTDEPEDTTVTTAGTATTEVSTTDVITTEITITDVTPDVTTDVITDVTTDVTTDVTTDVTTDVITDVTTDVTTDVTTDVTTDVTTDVTTDVTTDVTTDVVTTGIPTTEIPTTEVVITEIPTTEVNTTEIGTTGVTDVPSTDPAVVCQNVSIGIIAHPFNCYQYFVCIFDAGKLFTCPNDHIFDAVSDCATVGYRISLANSLLC; via the exons ATGTATTgtttttctaaaatattttttattcgggtggtGCTGTCAATCGCGATATTCGGCTTTGCAAAGTTCACCGCGGGAGCCACAGTACAGTGCTCTGCTGAGTTCAT CCAGAACGTCTTCTGCGACCTGAACTGTCCAATCGAAGGCAACGAAGTGGTTTACCTCGCCGATTCCACAAAGCAGAATTGTGCTAA GTACTACGTTTGCGTTAACGGCAATCCCCAATCAGGTGAATGCTCCTCAATGCAATATTTTGATTTGGTAACGGAAAGTTGTACGGCGCCAGCTGAAGCTTCCTGTAGGGTGCAAGATGTGGAATGTTCATTACAAGATGAACTGGTAGCGAATCCAATGGACTGTACCAGTTATTACGAATGCGAGAATGGATTTCCACATTATATGAAGTGCGGTGACGGACAACACTTTTCCAATGGGCAGTGTATTTTCGGAGAATGTTCGGATTTACTCACAGACGAACCGGAAGATACTACAGTGACCACTGCAGGAACTGCTACAACTGAGGTTTCCACAACAGATGTGATTACAACAGAAATCACCATAACGGATGTCACACCGGATGTCACAACGGATGTCATAACGGATGTCACAACGGATGTCACAACGGATGTCACAACGGATGTCACAACGGATGTCATAACGGATGTCACAACGGATGTCACAACGGATGTCACAACGGATGTCACAACGGATGTCACAACGGATGTCACAACGGATGTCACAACGGATGTCACAACGGATGTCGTGACAACGGGGATTCCAACAACGGAAATTCCCACTACAGAAGTTGTGATAACGGAGATTCCCACAACAGAAGTGAATACAACTGAAATAGGGACAACAGGAGTGACAGATGTTCCATCCACAGATCCAGCTGTGGTATGCCAGAATGTGTCCATCGGGATTATTGCCCATCCTTTCAACTGTTATCAGTATTTTGTGTGCATTTTCGATGCCGGAAAATTATTCACATGTCCCAATGATCATATTTTCGATGCAGTATCG GATTGTGCAACCGTTGGGTATCGTATCAGCCTGGCTAACAGCCTGTTATGCTAA